The proteins below are encoded in one region of Neisseria macacae ATCC 33926:
- the pnp gene encoding polyribonucleotide nucleotidyltransferase, which translates to MFDKHVKTFQYGNHTVTLETGEIARQAAAAVKVSMGDTVVLVAVTTNKEVKEGQDFFPLTVDYLERTYAAGKIPGGFFKREGKQSEKEILTSRLIDRPIRPLFPEGFYHDIQIVAMVVSVDPEIDSDIPAMLGASAALVLSGVPFAGPIGAARVGYVNGVYVLNPTKAELAKSKLDLVVAGTSKAVLMVESEAKILPEDVMLGAVVYGHDQMQVAINAINEFADEVNPEVWDWKAPETNEELVAKVREIAGEAIKEAFKIRQKQARSAKLDEAWNAVKDALITEETDTLAANEIKGIFKHLEADVVRTQILDGQPRIDGRDTRTVRPLNIQTGVLPRTHGSALFTRGETQALAVATLGTSRDEQIIDALSGEYTDRFMLHYNFPPYSTGEVGRVGAPKRREIGHGRLAKRALVAVLPSPEEFSYTMRVVSEITESNGSSSMASVCGGCLSLLSAGVPLKAHVAGIAMGLILDNNKFAVLTDILGDEDHLGDMDFKVAGTTEGVTALQMDIKIQGITKEIMQIALAQAKDARLHILEQMKAAVAGPQELSAHAPRLFTMKINQDKIREVIGKGGETIRAITAETGTEINIAEDGTITIAATTQEAGDAAKKRIEEITAEVEVGKVYEGTVVKILDNNVGAIVSVMPGKDGLVHISQIAHERVRNVSDYLQVGQVVNVKALEVDDRGRVRLSIKALTEAPAREEKAPE; encoded by the coding sequence ATGTTCGATAAACACGTTAAAACCTTCCAATACGGCAATCACACCGTTACCTTGGAAACCGGCGAAATCGCGCGCCAAGCCGCAGCGGCTGTTAAAGTATCGATGGGCGATACCGTTGTTTTGGTTGCTGTGACCACCAATAAAGAAGTCAAAGAAGGTCAAGACTTCTTCCCTCTGACTGTTGATTACCTTGAGCGCACTTACGCCGCAGGTAAAATCCCCGGCGGTTTCTTTAAGCGCGAAGGCAAACAAAGCGAAAAAGAAATCCTGACCAGCCGTCTGATTGACCGTCCTATCCGCCCGCTGTTCCCCGAAGGTTTTTACCACGACATCCAAATCGTTGCGATGGTGGTTTCTGTTGATCCTGAAATCGATTCCGACATCCCTGCCATGCTCGGCGCGTCCGCTGCGCTGGTGTTGAGCGGCGTACCGTTTGCCGGTCCGATTGGTGCAGCACGCGTAGGTTATGTAAACGGCGTGTACGTATTGAACCCGACCAAAGCCGAATTGGCGAAATCCAAGCTGGACTTGGTGGTTGCAGGTACATCCAAAGCCGTTTTAATGGTGGAATCTGAAGCTAAAATCCTACCTGAAGACGTGATGCTGGGTGCCGTGGTTTACGGTCACGACCAAATGCAGGTAGCGATTAACGCCATCAATGAATTCGCCGACGAAGTAAACCCTGAAGTATGGGATTGGAAAGCGCCTGAAACCAATGAAGAATTGGTTGCCAAAGTGCGCGAAATCGCAGGCGAAGCCATTAAAGAAGCGTTCAAAATCCGTCAAAAACAAGCGCGTTCCGCTAAATTGGACGAGGCTTGGAACGCAGTGAAAGATGCGCTGATTACGGAAGAAACCGATACTTTGGCTGCCAACGAAATCAAAGGCATCTTCAAACATTTGGAAGCTGACGTTGTCCGCACCCAAATTTTGGATGGTCAACCGCGTATCGACGGTCGCGATACCCGCACCGTCCGTCCTTTGAACATCCAAACCGGCGTATTGCCGCGTACACACGGCTCCGCCCTGTTTACCCGTGGCGAAACCCAAGCCCTTGCCGTAGCGACTTTGGGTACTTCCCGCGACGAGCAAATTATTGACGCGCTTTCCGGTGAATACACCGACCGCTTCATGCTGCATTACAACTTCCCGCCGTATTCTACCGGCGAAGTGGGCCGCGTCGGAGCGCCGAAACGCCGTGAAATCGGACATGGCCGTTTGGCAAAACGCGCACTGGTTGCCGTATTGCCGTCCCCTGAAGAATTCAGCTACACCATGCGTGTTGTTTCCGAAATTACCGAGTCCAACGGTTCGTCTTCTATGGCTTCCGTCTGTGGCGGCTGTTTGAGCTTGTTGTCTGCCGGTGTGCCTTTGAAAGCGCACGTTGCCGGTATTGCAATGGGTCTGATTTTGGACAACAACAAATTCGCCGTATTGACCGACATCTTGGGTGATGAAGACCACTTGGGCGACATGGACTTCAAAGTTGCCGGTACGACCGAAGGCGTGACTGCGCTGCAAATGGACATCAAAATCCAAGGCATTACCAAAGAAATCATGCAGATTGCTTTGGCGCAAGCCAAAGACGCGCGTCTGCACATCTTGGAACAGATGAAAGCCGCCGTGGCAGGTCCGCAAGAGCTGTCCGCTCACGCTCCGCGCCTGTTTACCATGAAAATCAACCAAGACAAAATCCGTGAGGTCATTGGCAAAGGCGGTGAAACCATCCGTGCGATTACCGCTGAAACCGGTACTGAAATCAATATCGCGGAAGACGGTACCATCACTATTGCCGCAACCACTCAAGAAGCCGGCGACGCTGCGAAAAAACGCATCGAAGAAATCACTGCCGAAGTGGAAGTGGGCAAAGTGTACGAAGGTACTGTGGTTAAAATCCTCGACAACAACGTTGGTGCCATCGTCAGCGTGATGCCGGGCAAAGACGGTTTGGTACACATCAGCCAGATCGCCCACGAGCGCGTACGCAACGTCAGCGACTATCTGCAAGTCGGTCAGGTTGTGAATGTGAAAGCATTGGAAGTGGACGACCGCGGCCGCGTGCGTCTGTCTATCAAAGCATTGACCGAAGCTCCTGCGCGCGAAGAAAAAGCGCCTGAATAA
- a CDS encoding peptidoglycan DD-metalloendopeptidase family protein gives MLKKTAFYAGSAALALILSACASQQPAPVVVGNSGSNSGSANTASNNPYGAAPYETNAANNDAPYTPPASTPPANSSYPSGPTGSYTPSYAPVDINAATHTVVRGDTVYNISKRYQITQDNLRAWNGLADNTISVGQTLRVKPNGYSAPTATASVPTPPPTHTASPKPTPAPLNTPTVSTGGTRTVSGITWQRPTVGNVISNFGGSNKGVDIGGTAGQPVVAAADGKVVYAGSGLRGYGNLVIIQHNSSYLSAYGHNQRLLVNEGQQVKRGQTIANMGNTDASRTQLHFEVRQNGKPVNPANYVAF, from the coding sequence ATGTTGAAAAAAACCGCATTTTACGCAGGGTCGGCAGCCCTCGCCCTCATACTCAGCGCATGCGCCAGCCAACAACCTGCGCCCGTCGTCGTAGGCAATTCCGGCAGCAATTCCGGTTCTGCAAACACAGCCTCCAACAATCCATATGGTGCAGCGCCTTACGAAACTAATGCGGCCAACAACGACGCCCCTTATACCCCTCCCGCCTCCACTCCTCCTGCCAACAGCAGCTACCCTTCCGGCCCTACCGGCTCTTACACACCTTCTTACGCGCCGGTGGACATCAATGCTGCAACACACACCGTAGTGCGCGGCGATACCGTTTATAACATTTCCAAACGTTACCAAATTACCCAAGACAACCTCCGCGCATGGAACGGCTTGGCAGACAACACCATCAGCGTCGGACAAACCCTCCGCGTCAAACCGAACGGCTACAGCGCCCCAACCGCTACTGCGTCCGTTCCAACACCTCCTCCGACACACACCGCCTCCCCCAAACCTACTCCTGCACCACTTAACACCCCGACCGTTTCTACAGGCGGTACCCGCACAGTCAGCGGCATCACATGGCAACGTCCGACCGTCGGCAACGTCATCAGCAACTTCGGCGGCAGCAACAAAGGTGTAGACATCGGCGGTACAGCCGGCCAACCTGTCGTTGCCGCTGCTGACGGCAAAGTCGTCTATGCCGGCTCAGGTTTGCGCGGTTACGGCAACCTGGTCATCATCCAACACAACTCATCTTATCTGAGCGCATACGGCCACAACCAACGCTTGCTGGTCAATGAAGGACAACAAGTCAAACGCGGCCAAACCATCGCAAACATGGGTAATACAGACGCCAGCCGTACACAACTGCATTTTGAAGTGCGCCAAAACGGCAAACCGGTCAACCCTGCAAACTACGTTGCATTTTAA
- the surE gene encoding 5'/3'-nucleotidase SurE gives MNILISNDDGYLAPGIAILARVAAEFANVRVVAPERDRSGVSNSLTLDRPLQIKEASNGFYYVSGTPTDCIHVGQHALPDFKPDLVLSGINNGANMGDDTLYSGTVAAATEAYLMGIPAIAFSLNDSRGRYWKTAEKSVWMLLEYLLKNPPKEPILWNINIPAVMPEDIQGIKITRLGRRHHEQSIVPMHNPRGEPIYWIGPVGNISDQEEGTDFGECEAGFITITPLQIDLTAYNQLQSVSEFWQGIKTSNT, from the coding sequence ATGAATATCTTAATTTCCAACGACGACGGCTACCTAGCCCCCGGCATTGCTATTTTGGCACGCGTTGCAGCAGAATTTGCCAATGTCCGCGTAGTTGCACCCGAACGCGACCGCAGCGGCGTCAGCAATTCTTTAACACTTGACCGCCCGCTGCAAATAAAAGAAGCCTCAAACGGTTTTTACTATGTCAGCGGAACGCCAACCGACTGTATCCATGTCGGACAACACGCCCTGCCCGATTTCAAACCCGATTTGGTTTTATCCGGAATAAACAATGGCGCCAACATGGGGGACGACACCCTCTACTCAGGTACAGTCGCCGCAGCAACCGAAGCCTATCTGATGGGCATTCCCGCCATCGCTTTTTCATTGAATGATTCACGCGGCCGCTATTGGAAAACCGCTGAAAAATCCGTTTGGATGTTGCTAGAATATTTGTTAAAAAATCCTCCTAAAGAGCCTATCCTGTGGAATATCAATATCCCCGCAGTCATGCCTGAAGACATACAGGGCATTAAAATTACACGATTGGGCAGAAGACACCACGAGCAAAGTATCGTCCCCATGCACAATCCGCGCGGAGAACCGATTTACTGGATAGGGCCGGTCGGCAACATTTCCGACCAAGAGGAAGGCACCGACTTTGGAGAGTGCGAAGCAGGATTCATCACTATCACCCCCCTGCAAATCGACCTGACAGCCTACAACCAACTCCAAAGCGTCAGCGAGTTTTGGCAAGGCATAAAAACCTCAAACACATAA
- a CDS encoding 4'-phosphopantetheinyl transferase family protein: MKKHLYCLLGDELLAETYCDDSLSQHDRQRIAQSPQLSERIDWKVSRALKQKSKHPIVSLSHSHGIAAVLCTSNSLSAGVDVEKIRFRDFQALAEWVCTEWEKEYLASRDWDKEEFYRLWCIKEALLKAADLDFPEDMRKVGYRFTADGKKEIQVCGCSDWHGMTAMLSDGFAVACVWQGNDVEVYLECHGGMDKDDLMRIEVV, translated from the coding sequence ATGAAGAAGCATTTGTATTGCCTGCTCGGAGATGAGCTACTTGCCGAAACTTATTGTGATGATTCTTTAAGTCAGCATGATAGGCAGAGGATAGCCCAATCACCGCAATTGTCGGAAAGAATAGATTGGAAAGTCAGTCGCGCCCTTAAACAAAAATCAAAACATCCAATCGTTTCGCTCAGCCATAGTCACGGCATTGCTGCGGTGTTGTGTACATCAAATAGTCTGTCCGCCGGTGTGGATGTTGAGAAAATCCGTTTTCGTGATTTTCAGGCGTTGGCGGAGTGGGTATGTACTGAGTGGGAAAAGGAATATTTGGCATCCAGAGATTGGGATAAGGAAGAATTTTATCGACTGTGGTGCATTAAAGAAGCACTGTTGAAGGCGGCGGATTTGGATTTTCCCGAGGATATGCGCAAGGTTGGCTATCGATTTACGGCAGATGGAAAAAAGGAAATACAGGTGTGCGGATGTTCGGATTGGCATGGAATGACAGCGATGTTGTCTGATGGATTTGCTGTTGCCTGTGTTTGGCAGGGGAATGATGTTGAAGTTTATCTGGAATGTCACGGTGGGATGGATAAGGATGATTTGATGAGGATAGAGGTCGTCTGA
- the rpsF gene encoding 30S ribosomal protein S6 encodes MRHYEIVFIVHPDQSEQVPAMVERYKTMIAEAGGKIHRLEDWGRRQLAYPINKIHKAHYVLMNIETTPEVVEELETAFRFNDAVLRHLTIKTKHAVTEASPMLGGEKAKNLLNGAAEEVAAAE; translated from the coding sequence ATGCGTCATTATGAGATCGTGTTTATCGTTCATCCTGATCAAAGCGAGCAAGTGCCTGCTATGGTTGAACGTTACAAAACCATGATTGCCGAAGCCGGCGGCAAAATCCACCGCTTGGAAGACTGGGGCCGCCGTCAACTGGCTTACCCGATTAACAAAATCCACAAAGCACACTATGTTTTGATGAACATCGAAACTACTCCTGAAGTAGTTGAAGAGCTGGAAACCGCTTTCCGCTTTAACGATGCCGTACTGCGCCATCTGACCATCAAAACAAAACATGCTGTAACCGAAGCCTCTCCTATGCTGGGCGGCGAAAAAGCAAAAAACTTGCTGAACGGTGCGGCTGAAGAAGTTGCAGCAGCCGAATAA
- the priB gene encoding primosomal replication protein N, which translates to MDNLTKLTALIYKVESLRYTPAGIPVLDIMLKHESWQEENGQKCLVSFEIPARILGKQAEEWQYRQDTMVEAEGFLAQRSKRFPRPVLRIQNIKEYKG; encoded by the coding sequence TTGGATAATCTTACAAAGCTTACCGCCCTGATTTACAAGGTTGAATCCTTGAGATATACGCCGGCAGGAATCCCTGTTTTGGATATTATGTTAAAGCATGAATCTTGGCAGGAAGAAAACGGGCAAAAATGCCTGGTCAGTTTTGAAATTCCCGCGCGTATTTTAGGTAAGCAGGCTGAAGAATGGCAGTATCGGCAAGATACGATGGTTGAAGCAGAAGGCTTTCTCGCACAGCGAAGCAAACGCTTCCCAAGGCCGGTACTCCGCATACAGAACATTAAAGAATATAAAGGTTAA
- the rpsR gene encoding 30S ribosomal protein S18 yields MARQSFKRRKFCRFTAEKIQEVDYKQVDLLKDFISENGKIIPARITGTKAHYQRQLATAVKRARFLALLPYTDQHK; encoded by the coding sequence ATGGCTCGTCAATCATTCAAACGTAGAAAATTCTGCCGCTTTACGGCTGAAAAAATCCAAGAAGTCGATTACAAACAAGTTGATTTGCTGAAAGACTTCATTTCTGAAAACGGCAAGATCATCCCTGCCCGCATCACCGGCACCAAAGCGCATTACCAACGCCAATTGGCTACTGCAGTCAAACGCGCACGCTTCCTGGCTCTGCTGCCTTACACCGATCAACACAAATAA
- the rplI gene encoding 50S ribosomal protein L9 — translation MQIILLEKIGGLGNLGDIVTVKNGYARNFLIPAGKAKRATEANMKEFEARRAELEAKQAEILADAKARQEKLDGQTITIAQKAGVDGRLFGSVTNADIAAAIVASGVEAAKSNVRLPNGPLKAVGEYEVEVALHTDAVAAITVAVVAAAE, via the coding sequence ATGCAAATTATTCTGTTAGAGAAAATCGGCGGTTTGGGCAACTTGGGCGACATCGTTACCGTAAAAAACGGTTACGCCCGCAACTTCCTGATTCCTGCCGGCAAAGCCAAACGCGCTACTGAAGCCAATATGAAAGAATTCGAAGCACGCCGTGCCGAATTGGAAGCCAAACAAGCCGAAATCTTGGCCGATGCTAAAGCACGTCAAGAAAAACTGGATGGTCAAACCATCACTATCGCTCAAAAAGCCGGGGTGGACGGTCGTCTGTTCGGTTCCGTTACCAATGCCGACATCGCTGCTGCGATTGTTGCTTCAGGCGTTGAAGCTGCAAAATCCAACGTCCGCCTGCCTAACGGCCCTCTGAAAGCCGTAGGCGAGTACGAAGTTGAAGTGGCTCTGCACACTGACGCTGTTGCTGCGATTACCGTTGCTGTTGTTGCGGCTGCCGAGTAA
- the mltB gene encoding lytic murein transglycosylase B, producing the protein MKKLIPSLAISTALLLVACNTTKTNVESAKTVEPINQSKNQRPAFDSAAESVASSGFNANTNVRQFIRYEAAKKQFTEAELQNFFNGVVYKGNIINIMYRPSTSRPWYEFRTGNSGATKFNGGKQFYAANRAVIDDVARKYGVPAELIVAIIGIETNYGKNTGSFRVADALSTLGFDYPRRAEFFQNELIELLLMAKEEKENVFDFKGSYAGAMGMPQFMPSSYRKWAVDYDGDGHRDIWNNIGDVAASVANYMKQHGWKTGGKMIVPVNLTITPDLKAIIDEKTALNRTVADFKAMGVVPQKAVADNEKAVLFSLETSPGVFEYYLGLNNFYTVWQYNNSRMYVTAVRDIANAINNNGL; encoded by the coding sequence ATGAAAAAACTTATTCCTTCTCTTGCGATATCAACTGCGTTGCTGCTTGTTGCTTGCAATACAACCAAAACAAACGTTGAGTCTGCTAAAACGGTTGAGCCGATCAATCAAAGCAAAAACCAGCGTCCTGCTTTTGATTCTGCTGCGGAATCGGTTGCCAGCAGCGGCTTTAATGCCAATACCAATGTCCGCCAGTTTATCCGTTATGAGGCAGCGAAAAAGCAGTTTACAGAAGCCGAGCTGCAAAACTTTTTCAATGGCGTGGTTTACAAGGGCAATATCATCAATATCATGTACCGCCCGTCAACTTCCCGCCCTTGGTATGAATTCCGCACGGGCAACTCCGGCGCGACGAAATTTAACGGCGGCAAACAGTTTTACGCTGCCAACCGTGCCGTTATCGATGATGTGGCACGCAAATACGGCGTACCTGCCGAGCTGATTGTGGCGATTATCGGCATTGAAACCAACTACGGTAAAAACACGGGCAGCTTCCGCGTTGCCGATGCTTTGAGTACCTTGGGTTTTGATTATCCGCGCCGCGCCGAATTTTTCCAAAACGAGCTGATTGAGCTTTTGCTGATGGCGAAAGAAGAAAAAGAGAACGTTTTTGATTTCAAAGGCAGCTATGCGGGCGCAATGGGTATGCCGCAATTCATGCCTTCGAGCTATCGCAAATGGGCGGTCGATTATGATGGAGACGGACACCGCGATATTTGGAACAATATCGGCGACGTTGCCGCTTCTGTTGCCAATTATATGAAGCAACACGGCTGGAAAACAGGCGGCAAAATGATTGTTCCCGTCAATCTGACAATTACGCCTGATTTAAAAGCCATCATTGATGAAAAAACCGCATTGAACCGTACCGTTGCGGATTTCAAAGCGATGGGCGTGGTTCCGCAAAAAGCGGTTGCCGACAATGAGAAAGCCGTTTTATTCAGCTTGGAAACTAGTCCGGGCGTATTTGAATATTATCTCGGTCTGAATAATTTCTATACGGTTTGGCAGTATAACAACAGCCGAATGTATGTTACCGCCGTGCGCGACATTGCGAATGCAATCAACAACAACGGTTTGTAA